In the Helianthus annuus cultivar XRQ/B chromosome 11, HanXRQr2.0-SUNRISE, whole genome shotgun sequence genome, one interval contains:
- the LOC110889621 gene encoding cytochrome b561 and DOMON domain-containing protein At5g47530 — protein sequence MAITISYTLVLIPYFLQSHFDISYAFRCLDHTFTSKGVYTSCKDLPHLSAQLHWTYNSTMGVADIAYRARQGAGGWVAWAINPNQIGMVGSEALVAFVNSNGSVTVYPTMITSYSPSMLPSDLNFPVSGLSAEFLNNEITIYATVGPFASGSVVNQVWQAGNLVLDGVPQMHAVSQQNLQSTGQLDFLFG from the coding sequence ATGGCTATAACTATAAGCTATACCCTTGTTCTAATTCCATATTTTCTTCAATCTCATTTTGATAtttcatatgcttttagatgctTAGATCATACATTCACATCTAAAGGAGTCTACACTTCTTGTAAAGATCTTCCTCATTTATCAGCTCAGCTTCATTGGACCTACAACTCAACCATGGGTGTAGCCGATATTGCATACCGGGCCAGACAAGGGGCCGGTGGTTGGGTTGCGTGGGCCATCAACCCGAACCAAATAGGTATGGTTGGGTCAGAAGCATTAGTGGCATTTGTCAACAGTAATGGAAGTGTGACAGTATATCCAACAATGATAACTAGTTACAGCCCGTCGATGCTGCCTTCAGATCTTAACTTTCCTGTTTCGGGCCTTTCGGCTGAGTTTTTGAACAATGAGATCACCATTTATGCGACTGTGGGCCCGTTTGCAAGCGGGTCTGTTGTTAATCAAGTATGGCAAGCTGGGAATTTGGTTTTAGATGGTGTCCCTCAAATGCAtgcggtttctcaacaaaatctTCAATCAACTGGGCAGCTTGATTTCTTGTTTggttaa